A window from Gasterosteus aculeatus chromosome 14, fGasAcu3.hap1.1, whole genome shotgun sequence encodes these proteins:
- the hdhd2 gene encoding haloacid dehalogenase-like hydrolase domain-containing protein 2, protein MAGRRALKAVLIDLSGTLHVEETAVPGAQDALNRLREASVAVKFVTNTTKESKKDLLERLHRLNFDLQEEEIFTSLSAARTLLEQKRHRPLLLVEDSALQDFTGIETSEPNAVVIGLAPEQFNYQTLNKAFRMVLDGAPLIAIHKARYYKRRDGLALGPGPFVAALEYATDRNAIVVGKPEKSFFAEALSNLGCNPNEAVMIGDDARDDVGGAQNAGMLGILVRTGKYREGDERKIHPSPHLTCESFPEAVEHILKNML, encoded by the exons ATGGCGGGCAGGCGCGCTCTGAAGGCTGTGCTCATCGACCTGAGTGGTACTCTACATGTGGAAGAAACGGCGGTGCCGGGGGCGCAGGACGCCCTGAATAG GTTACGAGAGGCGTCCGTAGCTGTGAAGTTTGTAACCAACACAACAAAGGAAAGTAAGAAGGACTTGCTGGAACGATTACATCGCCTCAACTTTGACCTCCAG GAAGAGGAGATCTTCACTTCACTGAGTGCAGCGAGGACTTTGTTAGAGCAGAAACGACACCGaccgctgctgctggtggaggacagCGCCCTGCAAGACTTTACTG GTATTGAAACCTCAGAGCCAAACGCTGTCGTCATTGGACTCGCTCCAGAACAATTCAACTATCAAACACTCAACAAGGCTTTCAG AATGGTTTTAGATGGCGCTCCTCTCATCGCCATCCATAAGGCGCGGTACTACAAGCGTAGGGATGGTTTGGCCCTCGGTCCCGGGCCCTTTGTGGCGGCCCTTGAGTACGCAACAGACCGTAACGCTATTGTGGTGGGAAAGCCGGAAAAGTCTTTTTTTGCTGAG GCTCTGTCTAATTTGGGCTGCAACCCCAATGAAGCCGTCATGATAGGCGAT GATGCCAGGGATGATGTGGGCGGCGCCCAGAACGCAGGAATGTTGGGAATTCTGGTCAGAACTG GTAAATACAGGGAAGGAGATGAGAGAAAAATCCACCCTTCTCCCCACCTGACATGTGAGAGTTTCCCAGAAGCTGTGGAACACATCCTGAAGAACATGCTATAA